In Leguminivora glycinivorella isolate SPB_JAAS2020 chromosome 11, LegGlyc_1.1, whole genome shotgun sequence, a single window of DNA contains:
- the LOC125230949 gene encoding stress-activated protein kinase JNK isoform X2 → MVQYYAVSLGDVVFTVPTRYTELVRHGAGAQGIVCAAYDTVTQQNVAIKKLSRPFQNVTHAKRAYREFKLMKLVNHKNIIGLLNAFTPQKSLEEFQDVYLVMELMDANLCQVIQMDLDHERMSYLLYQMLCGIKHLHLAGIIHRDLKPSNIVVKSDCTLKILDFGLARTAGTTFMMTPYVVTRYYRAPEVILGMGYTENVDIWSVGCIMGEMIRGGVLFPGTDHIDQWNKIIEQLGTPSAAFMARLQPTVRNYVENRPRYAGYSFERLFPDILFPSDSNEHNRLKASQARDLLSRMLVIDPERRISVDEALLHPYINVWYDEGEVNAPAPLAYDHSVDEREHTVEQWKQLIYQEVVEYAAPPGHPPPGHPPPDHAQPALTT, encoded by the exons CGCCGCATACGACACAGTGACGCAGCAGAATGTGGCGATCAAGAAGCTGTCGCGCCCCTTCCAGAACGTGACGCACGCCAAGCGCGCCTACCGGGAGTTCAAGCTCATGAAACTCGTTAACCATAAAAAT ATAATTGGCCTCCTAAATGCCTTCACACCCCAGAAGAGCCTGGAGGAGTTCCAGGACGTGTACCTGGTGATGGAGCTGATGGACGCCAACCTCTGCCAGGTCATCCAGATGGACCTGGACCACGAGCGGATGAGCTACCTGCTTTACCAGATGCTGTGCGGCATCAAGCACTTGCATCTTGCTGGTATCATTCACAGG GATCTCAAGCCCTCAAACATCGTGGTAAAGAGCGACTGCACCCTCAAGATCTTGGACTTCGGGCTGGCGCGCACCGCCGGCACCACGTTTATGATGACGCCGTACGTCGTCACGCGTTACTACCGCGCACCAGAG GTGATCTTAGGCATGGGGTACACGGAGAACGTGGACATCTGGTCGGTGGGGTGCATCATGGGCGAGATGATCCGCGGCGGCGTGCTGTTCCCAGGGACGGACCACATCGACCAGTGGAACAAGATCATTG AGCAACTAGGCACGCCGTCAGCAGCGTTCATGGCGCGCCTGCAGCCGACAGTGCGGAACTACGTGGAGAACCGCCCGCGCTACGCCGGCTACTCGTTCGAGAGGCTCTTCCCGGACATCCTGTTCCCGTCCGACAGCAACGAGCACAACCGGCTCAAG GCGTCACAAGCGCGCGACCTGCTCTCGCGCATGCTGGTCATCGACCCCGAGCGCCGCATCTCCGTGGACGAGGCGCTGCTGCACCCCTACATCAACGTGTGGTACGACGAGGGGGAGGTGAACGCG CCGGCGCCGCTGGCGTACGACCACTCGGTGGACGAGCGCGAGCACACGGTGGAGCAGTGGAAGCAGCTCATCTACCAGGAGGTGGTGGAGTACGCCGCGCCGCCCGGACACCCGCCGCCCGGACACCCGCCGCCCGACCACGCGCAGCCCGCGCTCACCACATAG